In the genome of Euleptes europaea isolate rEulEur1 chromosome 7, rEulEur1.hap1, whole genome shotgun sequence, one region contains:
- the LOC130480546 gene encoding feather keratin B-4-like: MSCGYIPSCAPSCAVPSCLPSCGSPCGYPVGGLGSLGSCGGAYGGATPASNLGIVPGANIGCINQLPPSEIVIQPPPSVVTIPGPVLSASCDPVRVGGYSACGGGTPLGCGRLGGSVCGFPC, translated from the coding sequence ATGTCCTGCGGCTACATCCCAAGTTGCGCTCCATCCTGCGCTGTCCCTTCCTGCCTGCCATCCTGCGGCTCCCCATGTGGCTACCCCGTCGGCGGTCTGGGCTCCCTGGGTTCGTGCGGTGGGGCCTACGGCGGTGCAACACCCGCAAGTAACCTTGGCATCGTCCCGGGGGCCAACATCGGATGTATCAACCAACTGCCGCCCTCCGAAATTGTGATCCAGCCGCCTCCTTCTGTCGTCACCATCCCAGGGCCCGTCCTCTCTGCCTCTTGCGACCCTGTTCGTGTGGGAGGATACTCCGCCTGCGGTGGGGGAACCCCTCTCGGTTGCGGCCGCTTGGGTGGAAGTGTCTGCGGTTTCCCCTGTTAA